In Plasmodium vivax chromosome 14, whole genome shotgun sequence, the genomic window AGCTACCATGTCGAACCTCGCCCGctacttcttcctcctggtGCTCCTGGTGAGCCCGCCCGTTCGTGGCCGCGGCTACGTGTGCGACTTCTCCTCGTCCAAGTACAACCTGGACTTCGACGACTACTACGCAGATGTCACGTGCTACCACGAAATTGGCCAGGGAGACACCATCGGGGTGATCATCCCAAAGTACAGAGACGGGAGAGAAAACACCAACATATTAACCAAATGCTTTGAAGAAGTTTCCCTAAACAAGTCAGGAACTAAGCCAGTGTCCATATACCAAATATTTAGCAGCGACGAAATCCAAGTGTCAGCTTCGAACTCGCTATACAACACGGAATATCTCTcatccattttaaaaataaaaaatgcgcaaacgAATAGTTACATCCATTGTGTGTTCGAAaacagaaatgaaaaaaacaaagaaatcCACAAGGGGGTGGCAAAAATTGCAGTAAAAAATTACCccattcaaaatgaaaatttaaccAACAAACATGTAGTGGATTTGTATAACCAACTCGATTTAAGCAAAGATAACTCGAATAACAAATACAGAGTCACAGCTGAACCGGGGCATATACTCTACATTCTGGGGAGCAAACTAGCCAATGGGAAAAGCATATACTTTGGAAAAAACTgccctctccattttgaataTATAGGAGATATATACAAACATGTGTTCCCAATCATCAACGAAGAAGAGGTGGTGTACGACTGCCCCATGTACTATGatgagaaggaaaaacaaatttctTTGGGAAACTTGATTGTCACTTTTGAAGCCAGACCCCCAAGTATAAAATCCATCAGCAAggacattttgaagaagcatATAAAATACGACATTGAGAGAAAGCTGCATGCGATTCTAAGCGGCACAGATTATGCCTTGGCCAATATGGGCAGTATGGACAGAGTCGATAGCGCAGATAGCGACCACCATCGGTACATGGAACAGAGCATAGGAATAAACGAGACGCAGACCTCCAACCTTCAGTCGGTTAACCTTGACAGAGAGCACTGTAATAATGATAAGTGCATTGACCTGTTTGAAAATTCAAGTTGCTCTTCCCTTTGTGGAGGGGGGTACAGACTCCGCGATGGATATGATGTACGCTACGACATCCAGTCGGTCATTCCGTGTAACCATGGGGACTGTACTGCTGAAGATTCGGTTGAGCCCCTGGTCATCTTCGCCTGGACCTCCATTGTTTTCTTCTGCATCATGATCGCCATTTTGATCATCACCATTTACTCCCTGCTGCATGTTAGCAAGCAGAAGGTGGCCGACCCCTTCTACAACTACGACTCGAACATTAAGTCGTCCGACGTGTTGTGAGTTGGAAGCGGGAGGCGGTTAGGTGGGGAAAAACCACATCAGGGGGGGGTACCAACATGGAAGGGTGTATCAACATAGAAGGGGGACCCACCAACTGGGCACCAAATCTCACTTGCACGAAGCGGCCCCCCCAAcactgccattttttttatactaccTTTTTCacactttgaaaaaaaaaacatttttgtgcccattttaggtttagggtttacgTTGACGAAGCGGGCGCCCCTTCGTCGCGACCACTTTGTCTGCTTTGTTTTGCGTAGCTTCAATTCATTCGATTGATTCGCCTCaacttcttttcatttttttttctcactttcgCAACACTTTGAAAAACTCAACACATTTAAGAGGATGCACTGTATATACCTTATCGGGCATGCGGTAGGATGTCGTCAGGCGCGCTCGTGGCTGGTAGAGGCCTCTTAACCGATcaaacgcacacacacacgacGTATTGGGGTGGGTACTTATCGGCAAAAA contains:
- a CDS encoding hypothetical protein, conserved (encoded by transcript PVX_123155A), which produces MSNLARYFFLLVLLVSPPVRGRGYVCDFSSSKYNLDFDDYYADVTCYHEIGQGDTIGVIIPKYRDGRENTNILTKCFEEVSLNKSGTKPVSIYQIFSSDEIQVSASNSLYNTEYLSSILKIKNAQTNSYIHCVFENRNEKNKEIHKGVAKIAVKNYPIQNENLTNKHVVDLYNQLDLSKDNSNNKYRVTAEPGHILYILGSKLANGKSIYFGKNCPLHFEYIGDIYKHVFPIINEEEVVYDCPMYYDEKEKQISLGNLIVTFEARPPSIKSISKDILKKHIKYDIERKLHAILSGTDYALANMGSMDRVDSADSDHHRYMEQSIGINETQTSNLQSVNLDREHCNNDKCIDLFENSSCSSLCGGGYRLRDGYDVRYDIQSVIPCNHGDCTAEDSVEPLVIFAWTSIVFFCIMIAILIITIYSLLHVSKQKVADPFYNYDSNIKSSDVL